The Xanthomonas sp. CFBP 8443 genome has a window encoding:
- a CDS encoding YafY family protein, with translation MTIRATRLLHLLDALRGRRRPVAGAQLAAALGVSLRTLYRDIATLRAQGADILGDPGVGYVLRPGFLLPALNFSEDELEALTLGARWVARQADPELAQAAQRAVARITSTLPGNLRLSIETSGLLVPASDATQPLAPWLPVLRRGIRLEHVLRMDYADAGGAASQRLIWPFAMAFLGGYGMIAAWCELRRDFRHFRADRVLALADDGERYPSRRHLLIKRWRAATGYGADY, from the coding sequence ATGACCATCCGCGCGACCCGCCTGCTGCATCTGCTCGACGCCCTGCGCGGCCGCCGCCGGCCGGTGGCCGGTGCCCAACTCGCTGCCGCGCTGGGCGTCAGCCTGCGCACGCTGTACCGCGACATCGCGACCCTGCGCGCGCAAGGTGCCGACATCCTCGGCGACCCTGGCGTCGGCTATGTGCTGCGTCCGGGCTTCCTGCTGCCGGCGCTGAATTTCAGCGAGGACGAACTGGAGGCGCTGACCCTGGGCGCGCGCTGGGTGGCGCGCCAGGCCGATCCGGAACTGGCGCAGGCGGCGCAGCGCGCGGTGGCGCGGATCACCTCCACGCTGCCCGGCAACCTGCGCTTGTCGATCGAGACCAGCGGGCTGCTGGTGCCCGCGTCCGACGCCACGCAACCGCTGGCGCCGTGGTTGCCGGTGCTGCGCCGTGGCATCCGGCTCGAACACGTGTTGCGGATGGACTACGCCGATGCGGGCGGGGCGGCCTCGCAACGGCTGATCTGGCCGTTCGCGATGGCCTTCCTCGGCGGCTACGGCATGATTGCCGCGTGGTGCGAACTGCGCCGCGACTTCCGCCATTTCCGCGCCGACCGGGTGCTGGCCCTGGCCGACGATGGTGAGCGCTATCCCTCGCGGCGGCACCTGCTGATCAAGCGCTGGCGCGCGGCCACCGGCTACGGCGCGGACTACTGA
- a CDS encoding alpha-L-fucosidase, giving the protein MIDRRTFLATGVVAVAAGFSASAAQIAAAPRPKGPAPWGAVPSARQLRWHRWEQYAFVHFAMNTFTDKEWGYGDEDPRKFDPSDFSADQIVAAAKAGNLKGLIFTAKHHDGFCLWPTRLTEHCIRNSPYKNGKGDIVGEMAAACRRAGLAFGIYLSPWDRNHAEYGRPGYLDYFRKQIVELCTSYGDLFEFWFDGANGGDGYYGGARETRKLDAPAYYDWPRMIELVHQHQPMACTFDPLGADIRWVGNEDGVAGDPCWPTMPNAPYTQENGNAGVRGAPLWWPAETNTSIRPGWFYHADEDGKVRSPENLVRYFDTSVARGTNMNLNLPPDRRGRIADHDVAVLQSFGDAIRASFAIDLAKGAKASASDSRGKGFEPARVLDRQADSYWSTPDDVTTPTLTLELSAVRSFDLIRLREYLPLGVRVTRFAVEAEIDGQWQRLAEAQCIGAQRILRLDRPVAARRVRLVVLEAPVCPAISEFALFRAVAPVPVARPLATAPDVLSAAGWRIVEASAPEAEKLLDDDAGTVWVVPAPKPGHPVQVTIDLGALRQVAGFSLTPSRAVMNGAAPPKGYRAESSEDGRHWQPAGAGELANIAYALSTQRLNFPDVRQIRYLRLSFAETAVPAERLAIAGIGAFSRLR; this is encoded by the coding sequence ATGATCGATCGTCGTACCTTTCTTGCCACGGGTGTCGTGGCCGTCGCCGCAGGTTTCAGCGCATCCGCCGCCCAGATTGCGGCTGCGCCGCGTCCCAAGGGGCCGGCACCGTGGGGCGCCGTGCCCAGCGCGCGGCAGCTGCGGTGGCACCGGTGGGAGCAATACGCCTTCGTGCATTTTGCGATGAACACCTTTACCGACAAGGAATGGGGCTACGGCGACGAGGATCCGCGCAAGTTCGATCCCAGCGATTTCTCCGCCGATCAGATCGTCGCCGCCGCCAAGGCCGGCAACCTGAAAGGGCTCATCTTTACCGCCAAACACCACGACGGGTTCTGCCTCTGGCCGACCCGCCTGACCGAGCATTGCATTCGCAATTCGCCCTACAAGAACGGCAAGGGCGACATCGTCGGCGAAATGGCGGCGGCGTGCCGGCGCGCCGGCCTGGCCTTCGGCATCTACCTGTCCCCCTGGGATCGCAACCACGCCGAGTATGGCCGCCCCGGATATCTCGACTATTTCCGCAAGCAGATCGTCGAACTGTGCACGAGCTATGGCGACTTGTTCGAGTTCTGGTTCGACGGCGCCAATGGCGGCGACGGCTACTACGGTGGAGCGCGCGAAACGCGCAAGCTCGATGCGCCCGCCTACTACGACTGGCCGCGGATGATCGAACTGGTCCACCAGCACCAGCCGATGGCCTGCACCTTCGATCCGCTCGGCGCCGATATCCGTTGGGTCGGCAACGAGGACGGCGTCGCCGGCGATCCGTGCTGGCCGACCATGCCCAATGCCCCCTACACGCAGGAAAACGGCAATGCCGGCGTGCGCGGGGCGCCACTGTGGTGGCCGGCCGAAACCAACACCTCGATCCGCCCGGGCTGGTTCTACCATGCCGACGAAGACGGCAAGGTGCGCAGCCCGGAGAATCTGGTGCGCTATTTCGACACCTCCGTCGCGCGCGGCACCAACATGAACCTCAATCTTCCGCCGGACCGACGCGGCCGCATCGCCGACCACGACGTCGCGGTGCTGCAGAGCTTCGGCGACGCGATCCGCGCCAGCTTCGCCATCGATCTGGCCAAGGGCGCCAAGGCCAGCGCCAGCGATTCGCGCGGGAAAGGATTCGAGCCGGCGCGCGTGCTCGACCGCCAGGCGGACAGCTACTGGTCTACGCCGGACGACGTCACCACGCCGACGCTGACGCTGGAACTGTCGGCGGTTCGCAGCTTCGACTTGATCCGGCTGCGCGAATACCTGCCGCTGGGCGTGCGCGTCACCCGCTTCGCGGTCGAAGCCGAGATCGATGGGCAATGGCAGCGGTTGGCCGAGGCGCAATGCATCGGCGCACAGCGGATCCTGCGGCTCGATCGCCCGGTCGCCGCGCGTCGCGTGCGCCTGGTCGTGCTCGAGGCGCCGGTCTGCCCGGCGATCAGCGAATTCGCGCTGTTCCGCGCGGTTGCGCCGGTTCCGGTCGCGCGGCCGCTGGCGACCGCGCCGGACGTGCTGTCCGCCGCGGGTTGGCGGATTGTCGAGGCCAGCGCGCCTGAGGCGGAGAAGCTGCTCGACGACGATGCCGGCACGGTCTGGGTCGTGCCCGCGCCCAAGCCCGGCCATCCCGTGCAGGTGACCATCGACCTCGGCGCGCTGCGCCAAGTCGCTGGCTTCAGCCTCACTCCATCGCGTGCGGTGATGAACGGCGCGGCGCCGCCGAAAGGCTATCGCGCCGAAAGCAGCGAAGACGGTCGGCACTGGCAGCCGGCCGGCGCCGGCGAGCTGGCCAATATCGCCTACGCGCTCTCGACCCAGCGTCTGAACTTCCCCGACGTACGCCAGATCCGCTACCTGCGGCTGTCGTTCGCCGAAACGGCGGTGCCCGCCGAGCGGCTGGCGATCGCCGGTATCGGCGCGTTCTCGCGCTTGCGATGA
- the mutS gene encoding DNA mismatch repair protein MutS: MQNREKTQAPGSAAEHTPLMKQFFAAKSEYPDLLLFFRMGDFYELFYDDARKAARLLDITLTQRGSSGGAPIPMAGVPVHAYEGYLARLVALGESVAICEQIGDPVLAKGLVERKVVRVVTPGTVTDEALLDERRDTLLMAIARNKHGYGLAWADLAGGRFLVNEVDSEDALEAELARLEPAELLVPDEDQWPEFLRERRGVRRRAPWLFDADSGRRQLLNFFQLHDLSGFGIDDKPRATAAAGALLGYVEETQKQRLPHLTAIAMETASEAIAMNAATRRHLELDTRVDGDTRNTLLGVLDSTVTPMGGRLLRRWLHRPLRLREVLVQRHHAVGMLIDRGADADLRDAFRALGDIERILTRVALRSARPRDFSTLRDGLGLLPAVRTILAPLDSPRLAALAAELGQHDEIAHLLASAIAEQPPLKLSDGGVIAADYDAELDELRRLSTHADQFLIDLEARERASSGIATLKVGYNRVHGYYIEISKGQAEKAPVHYTRRQTLTNAERYITEELKNFEDKVLSARERSLSREKLLYEALLDTLGDRLEPLKRAAAALSELDVLAGFAERAQALDWAQPELETAPCLRIERGRHPVVEAVREQPFEPNDLDLHPDRRMLVITGPNMGGKSTYMRQNALIVLLAHIGSYVPATRAVIGPIDRILTRIGAGDDLARGQSTFMVEMAETSYILHHASAQSLVLMDEIGRGTSTYDGLALADAVARHLAHHNRCYTLFATHYFELTALADESVEGGASGIANVHLDAVEHGDKLVFMHAVKDGPANRSFGLQVAALAGLPKSTVAQARRRLAELEQRGGESHASQMAPQALDAPQQFGLFAATPSAAQEALAALDPDELTPKQALEALYRLKSLL; the protein is encoded by the coding sequence ATGCAAAATCGAGAGAAAACCCAAGCGCCTGGAAGCGCAGCGGAACACACCCCGCTGATGAAGCAGTTCTTCGCCGCCAAGTCCGAGTACCCGGACCTGCTGCTGTTCTTTCGCATGGGCGACTTCTATGAACTGTTCTACGACGACGCGCGCAAGGCCGCGCGGTTGCTGGACATCACCCTGACCCAGCGCGGCAGTTCCGGCGGCGCGCCGATCCCGATGGCCGGGGTGCCGGTGCATGCGTACGAAGGCTATCTGGCGCGGCTGGTGGCGCTGGGCGAGTCGGTGGCGATCTGCGAGCAGATCGGCGATCCGGTGCTGGCCAAGGGCCTGGTCGAGCGCAAGGTGGTGCGCGTGGTCACGCCGGGCACGGTGACCGACGAGGCGCTGCTCGACGAGCGCCGCGACACCTTGCTGATGGCCATCGCGCGCAACAAGCACGGCTACGGCCTGGCCTGGGCCGATCTGGCCGGCGGCCGCTTCCTGGTCAACGAGGTCGACAGCGAGGACGCGCTGGAGGCGGAACTGGCGCGGCTGGAACCGGCCGAGCTGCTGGTGCCCGACGAGGACCAGTGGCCGGAATTCCTGCGCGAGCGGCGCGGCGTGCGCCGCCGCGCGCCGTGGCTGTTCGACGCCGACAGCGGCCGCCGCCAGTTGCTCAACTTCTTCCAGCTGCACGACCTCAGCGGCTTCGGCATCGACGACAAGCCGCGCGCCACTGCCGCCGCCGGCGCGCTGCTCGGCTACGTGGAGGAAACGCAGAAGCAACGCCTGCCGCACCTGACCGCGATCGCGATGGAGACCGCCAGCGAGGCGATCGCGATGAACGCCGCCACGCGCCGCCACCTGGAGCTGGACACGCGGGTGGACGGCGACACCCGCAACACCTTGCTCGGCGTGCTCGACAGCACGGTCACGCCGATGGGAGGGCGCCTGCTGCGGCGCTGGCTGCACCGCCCGCTGCGCCTGCGCGAGGTGCTGGTACAGCGTCACCACGCGGTCGGCATGCTGATCGACCGCGGCGCGGATGCCGATCTGCGCGATGCGTTCCGCGCGCTCGGCGACATCGAACGCATCCTCACCCGGGTGGCGCTGCGCTCGGCGCGGCCGCGCGATTTCTCCACGCTGCGCGACGGCCTGGGCCTGCTGCCGGCGGTGCGCACGATCCTGGCGCCGCTGGATTCGCCGCGGCTGGCCGCGCTGGCCGCGGAACTGGGCCAGCACGACGAGATCGCGCATCTGCTGGCCTCGGCGATCGCCGAGCAGCCGCCGCTCAAGCTCAGCGACGGCGGCGTCATCGCCGCCGACTACGACGCCGAACTGGACGAACTGCGCCGGCTCAGCACCCATGCCGACCAGTTCCTGATCGACCTGGAAGCGCGCGAGCGCGCCAGCAGCGGCATCGCCACGCTGAAGGTCGGCTACAACCGCGTGCACGGCTACTACATCGAGATCAGCAAGGGCCAGGCGGAAAAAGCGCCGGTGCACTACACGCGGCGGCAGACGCTGACCAACGCCGAGCGCTACATCACCGAGGAACTGAAGAACTTCGAGGACAAGGTGCTGTCGGCGCGCGAGCGCTCGCTGTCGCGCGAGAAACTGTTGTACGAAGCCTTGCTGGACACGCTGGGCGATCGCCTGGAACCGCTCAAGCGCGCCGCCGCCGCGCTCAGCGAACTGGACGTGCTGGCCGGCTTCGCCGAACGCGCGCAGGCGCTGGACTGGGCGCAGCCGGAACTGGAGACCGCGCCGTGCCTGCGCATCGAGCGTGGCCGCCACCCGGTGGTGGAAGCGGTGCGCGAGCAGCCGTTCGAGCCCAACGACCTGGACCTGCACCCGGACCGGCGCATGCTGGTCATCACCGGCCCGAACATGGGCGGCAAGTCCACCTACATGCGCCAGAACGCGCTGATCGTGCTGCTGGCGCACATCGGCAGCTACGTGCCGGCCACGCGCGCGGTGATCGGCCCGATCGACCGCATCCTGACCCGCATCGGCGCCGGCGACGACCTGGCGCGCGGCCAGTCCACCTTCATGGTCGAGATGGCCGAGACCAGCTACATCCTGCACCACGCCAGCGCGCAGTCGCTGGTGCTGATGGACGAGATCGGCCGCGGCACCTCGACCTACGACGGCCTGGCCCTGGCCGATGCGGTGGCGCGCCACCTGGCGCATCACAACCGCTGCTACACCCTGTTCGCCACGCACTATTTCGAGCTGACCGCGCTGGCCGACGAATCGGTCGAAGGCGGCGCCAGCGGCATCGCCAACGTGCATCTGGACGCGGTCGAGCACGGCGACAAACTGGTGTTCATGCATGCGGTCAAGGACGGCCCGGCCAACCGCAGTTTCGGCCTGCAGGTGGCGGCGCTGGCCGGCTTGCCGAAGTCCACCGTCGCACAGGCGCGGCGGCGGCTGGCGGAACTGGAGCAGCGCGGCGGCGAGAGCCACGCTTCGCAGATGGCGCCGCAGGCGCTGGACGCGCCGCAGCAGTTCGGCCTGTTCGCGGCCACGCCCTCGGCCGCGCAGGAAGCGCTGGCGGCGCTGGACCCGGACGAGCTGACGCCCAAGCAGGCGCTGGAAGCGCTGTACCGGCTCAAGTCGCTGCTGTAG
- a CDS encoding glutathione S-transferase family protein, giving the protein MSTKLVFYTHPLSRGRVARWMLEETGLPYEDVILDYGTTMKAPEYLAINPMGKVPALRHGDAVVTENAAICAYLADLVPERQLAPPPGSPARADYYRWLAFLAGPVESLLTAKQAGALAPARSAGYGSEADLLRTLEQAVEGREYLAGDRFSAADLYVASVLGYYLRFGMLDARPAFTAFAQRHGARPAALRAAAIDDALVAAHPNPDMPARAAPAAA; this is encoded by the coding sequence ATGTCCACCAAGCTCGTGTTCTACACCCACCCCCTGTCGCGCGGCCGCGTCGCCCGCTGGATGCTGGAGGAAACCGGCCTGCCTTACGAGGACGTCATCCTCGACTACGGCACCACGATGAAGGCGCCGGAGTACCTGGCGATCAACCCGATGGGCAAGGTCCCGGCGCTGCGCCACGGCGACGCCGTGGTCACCGAGAACGCGGCGATCTGCGCCTACCTGGCCGACCTGGTGCCGGAGCGGCAACTGGCGCCGCCGCCGGGCTCGCCGGCACGCGCCGACTACTACCGCTGGCTGGCGTTCCTGGCCGGCCCGGTCGAGTCGCTGCTGACCGCCAAGCAGGCCGGGGCGCTGGCGCCGGCACGCAGTGCCGGTTACGGCAGCGAGGCCGACCTGCTGCGCACGCTGGAGCAGGCGGTCGAGGGGCGCGAATACCTGGCCGGCGACCGCTTCAGCGCGGCCGACCTGTACGTGGCGTCGGTGCTGGGGTATTACCTGCGCTTCGGCATGCTCGACGCGCGTCCGGCGTTCACCGCCTTCGCGCAGCGGCATGGCGCGCGACCGGCGGCATTGCGTGCCGCGGCGATCGACGATGCATTGGTCGCGGCGCATCCCAACCCGGATATGCCGGCGCGCGCGGCGCCGGCCGCCGCCTAG